A region of Papilio machaon chromosome 22, ilPapMach1.1, whole genome shotgun sequence DNA encodes the following proteins:
- the LOC106713876 gene encoding yemanuclein isoform X4, translating into MSDPKRATLITVGAPKSAKNKVTKTVRLTINLDESNESKYPELNYKELVITEERKKRVENGKTSGLDPFSDNDDDVERVARKFEQKYGGKSTYGRKGRKRDDFADIGAGYDENDSFIDNTHGYDEMIPPECDTLYGGFYINSGSLEFKTVPDGQNDNSDAEPAANRKKRCLSSSSSEDESSESSSESESAEEKEPKAIANGVLDSHETEHRKKKNKKIDKKKPDKIRRTDSSAATSGKQTSDDNAPADAESADSRTSQSDSLTSKPAPSSENAITSDSSRDVEAKVEVKLPQAVCQVLEELETLVRLLHSVNTSSEEIEIKTDPHIVRLERALSENSASNHVQRSAWGKAARLLRVSRHRLQQRAVKQTDTQVSNTTPTTTIAQTTVTSITTSTTSLTTTSTTTVNTTNNKRKYEDDEVMDTSRLTPDEREAKIVETLQRLKTLIEERRPGMIANYNAECERVQEERKKIQIASRSEGAPMIEKRLPKRRFPWCSRSRALLAKLARLAGSEAADLLARRALPLFPKGFVRMPTLLRQADLNKEMKAADTKRQRMNTETQPVVSQPVAYTEQIQFPSSLTVTTSVKTSDKQEPEDKDSKYKINPAVFGKIINSYAISNDLIVEKAEDKRKDITEKSKEDVYIPSNNIGCITITPVPNQQKPYKKNNIITDKKEPLLKVKSPAALNEMIKKDKHKKPEKKKNRVESPLHIDTGYQNKEPTASPKSKEEISQKQLENMRTAENNLPRPALIPVHHSPTFAKPDKRPPEVKKKKDVMIVSDVDPLGDVQQEPVAIDDSSSDIEVVEDKNTDRSDKNTVPLNDKVCVRDDKKVNSVNKDSNKGGKECRQNYLEESTNEDMDNLMRNIIAMEHSQEPAKLNCNSYGGVITSAQD; encoded by the exons ATGTCGGACCCTAAACGTGCTACTCTTATAACAGTGGGTGCTCCAAAAAGTGCAAAGAACAAAGTGACTAAAACAGTGAGATTAACTATAAATTTGGATGAAAGCAACGAAAGTAAATATCCCGAGTTGAATTACAAGGAACTAGTCATAACAGAAGAG AGGAAAAAAAGAGTAGAAAATGGCAAGACTTCAGGGCTGGACCCTTTCTCAGACAACGATGATGATGTGGAGCGTGTTGCCAGGAAGTTTGAAcagaaatat gGTGGTAAGAGCACATATGGAAGGAAGGGACGTAAACGGGACGACTTTGCAGATATCGGAGCGGGCTATGATGAAAACGACTCTTTTATTGATAACACTCATGGT TATGACGAGATGATCCCTCCGGAATGTGATACCCTGTATGGTGGGTTCTACATCAACAGTGGGTCGCTAGAATTTAAAACGGTACCTGATGGTCAGAATGATAATTCTGACGCTGAACCTGCAGCAAACAGGAAGAAG AGATGTCTATCATCAAGTAGTAGCGAAGATGAATCCTCAGAGAGCTCATCAGAGTCTGAAAGTGCCGAGGAAAAGGAACCTAAAGCGATAGCTAATGGCGTCCTTGATTCTCACGAGACTGAACATCGAAAAAAG aaaaataaaaagatcgATAAAAAGAAACCGGACAAAATACGAAGGACAGATTCGTCTGCAGCGACATCTGGTAAACAGACTTCGGATG ATAATGCTCCAGCTGATGCTGAGAGTGCGGACTCGAGGACATCACAATCTGACTCCCTTACATCCAAACCTGCTCCGAGCTCGGAGAATGCAATAACTTCTGATAGCTCAAG ggATGTGGAAGCGAAGGTGGAAGTGAAACTTCCCCAAGCGGTGTGCCAAGTGCTGGAGGAGCTGGAGACGCTGGTGCGCCTGCTGCACTCAGTAAACACCTCCTCCGAGGAGATAGAGATTAAGACAGATCCTCATATTGTCAG ATTGGAGCGAGCGTTATCAGAGAACAGCGCAAGTAATCATGTTCAGCGCAGTGCATGGGGTAAGGCGGCTCGTCTGCTTCGTGTCAGTCGTCACAGACTTCAGCAACGCGCCGTCAAGCAAACAGACACACAAGTTTCCAACA CAACACCAACAACAACAATTGCTCAAACAACAGTAACTTCGATTACAACTTCAACAACATCTCTTACAACAACCTCTACAACAACAGTTAACACAACAAACAACAAACGTAAATATGAAGATGATGAAGTCATGGATACAAGCAGATTAACACCTGATGAAAGGGAAGCTAAGATTGTTGAAACATTACAGAG gttaaaAACACTAATTGAAGAACGCAGACCAGGAATGATAGCTAACTATAATGCAGAGTGCGAGAGAGTACAGGAGGAAAG AAAAAAGATACAAATCGCATCTCGTTCGGAAGGTGCACCTATGATAGAGAAGCGATTACCAAAGCGCAGGTTCCCTTGGTGCAGCCGCAGCCGGGCGCTGCTGGCGAAGCTGGCGCGGCTGGCGGGCTCGGAGGCAGCTGATTTATTAGCACGGAGAGCTCTACCTTTATTCCCTAAGGGATTTGTTAGAATGCCAACATTACTGCGACAAGCGGA tcTCAATAAAGAAATGAAAGCTGCGGATACGAAACGTCAACGTATGAATACTGAAACACAACCAGTTGTTTCACAACCAGTGGCTTACACGGAGCAAATACAATTCCCCAGTTCTCTAACTGTCACAACAAGTGTGAAAACATCAGATAAACAGGAACCGGAAGATAAAGattccaaatataaaataaatccagCTGTATTcgggaaaataataaatagctaTGCAATAAGTAATGATCTAATTGTAGAAAAAGCTGAAGATAAAAGGAAAGATATCAcagaaaaaagtaaagaagACGTTtatataccttcaaataatATAGGCTGTATAACTATAACTCCAGTGCCAAATCAACAGaaaccttataaaaaaaataacattataacagataaaaaagaaccattattaaaagttaaatcaCCAGCCGCATTAaatgaaatgataaaaaaagataaacataaaaaaccggaaaagaagaaaaatagaGTAGAATCTCCTCTACATATAGACACCGGTTACCAAAATAAAGAACCAACCGCTAGTCCAAAATCGAAAGAAGAAATATCACAGAAGCAATTAGAAAATATGAGAACAGCGGAGAACAATCTTCCACGGCCAGCATTGATCCCGGTACATCATTCTCCGACCTTTGCTAAACCGGATAAGAGGCCTCCGGAAgtaaagaagaagaaagatGTTATGATCGTATCTGATGTTGATCCCTTAGGTGATGTACAACAAGAACCTGTCGCTATAGATGACAGTAGTAGTGACATAGAAGTTGTAGAAGACAAGAATACGGACAGAAGTGACAAGAATACAGTGCCTTTGAATGACAAAGTGTGTGTGAGAGACGATAAAAAAGTGAACAGTGTTAACAAGGACTCTAATAAAGGTGGTAAAGAGTGTCGACAGAATTATTTAGAAGAATCAACGAATGAAGATATGGATAATCTTATGAGAAATATAATAGCTATGGAG CATTCACAAGAACCTGCCAAGTTAAATTGCAACTCATATGGTGGAGTCATAACTAGtg CGCAGGACTAA
- the LOC106713876 gene encoding yemanuclein isoform X1 produces MSDPKRATLITVGAPKSAKNKVTKTVRLTINLDESNESKYPELNYKELVITEERKKRVENGKTSGLDPFSDNDDDVERVARKFEQKYGGKSTYGRKGRKRDDFADIGAGYDENDSFIDNTHGYDEMIPPECDTLYGGFYINSGSLEFKTVPDGQNDNSDAEPAANRKKRCLSSSSSEDESSESSSESESAEEKEPKAIANGVLDSHETEHRKKKNKKIDKKKPDKIRRTDSSAATSGKQTSDDNAPADAESADSRTSQSDSLTSKPAPSSENAITSDSSRDVEAKVEVKLPQAVCQVLEELETLVRLLHSVNTSSEEIEIKTDPHIVRLERALSENSASNHVQRSAWGKAARLLRVSRHRLQQRAVKQTDTQVSNTTPTTTIAQTTVTSITTSTTSLTTTSTTTVNTTNNKRKYEDDEVMDTSRLTPDEREAKIVETLQRLKTLIEERRPGMIANYNAECERVQEERKKIQIASRSEGAPMIEKRLPKRRFPWCSRSRALLAKLARLAGSEAADLLARRALPLFPKGFVRMPTLLRQADLNKEMKAADTKRQRMNTETQPVVSQPVAYTEQIQFPSSLTVTTSVKTSDKQEPEDKDSKYKINPAVFGKIINSYAISNDLIVEKAEDKRKDITEKSKEDVYIPSNNIGCITITPVPNQQKPYKKNNIITDKKEPLLKVKSPAALNEMIKKDKHKKPEKKKNRVESPLHIDTGYQNKEPTASPKSKEEISQKQLENMRTAENNLPRPALIPVHHSPTFAKPDKRPPEVKKKKDVMIVSDVDPLGDVQQEPVAIDDSSSDIEVVEDKNTDRSDKNTVPLNDKVCVRDDKKVNSVNKDSNKGGKECRQNYLEESTNEDMDNLMRNIIAMEHSQEPAKLNCNSYGGVITSAKHEVSSKQYNARNTIFGDQRSDKDKFAGLTSLNKMDGCSVITG; encoded by the exons ATGTCGGACCCTAAACGTGCTACTCTTATAACAGTGGGTGCTCCAAAAAGTGCAAAGAACAAAGTGACTAAAACAGTGAGATTAACTATAAATTTGGATGAAAGCAACGAAAGTAAATATCCCGAGTTGAATTACAAGGAACTAGTCATAACAGAAGAG AGGAAAAAAAGAGTAGAAAATGGCAAGACTTCAGGGCTGGACCCTTTCTCAGACAACGATGATGATGTGGAGCGTGTTGCCAGGAAGTTTGAAcagaaatat gGTGGTAAGAGCACATATGGAAGGAAGGGACGTAAACGGGACGACTTTGCAGATATCGGAGCGGGCTATGATGAAAACGACTCTTTTATTGATAACACTCATGGT TATGACGAGATGATCCCTCCGGAATGTGATACCCTGTATGGTGGGTTCTACATCAACAGTGGGTCGCTAGAATTTAAAACGGTACCTGATGGTCAGAATGATAATTCTGACGCTGAACCTGCAGCAAACAGGAAGAAG AGATGTCTATCATCAAGTAGTAGCGAAGATGAATCCTCAGAGAGCTCATCAGAGTCTGAAAGTGCCGAGGAAAAGGAACCTAAAGCGATAGCTAATGGCGTCCTTGATTCTCACGAGACTGAACATCGAAAAAAG aaaaataaaaagatcgATAAAAAGAAACCGGACAAAATACGAAGGACAGATTCGTCTGCAGCGACATCTGGTAAACAGACTTCGGATG ATAATGCTCCAGCTGATGCTGAGAGTGCGGACTCGAGGACATCACAATCTGACTCCCTTACATCCAAACCTGCTCCGAGCTCGGAGAATGCAATAACTTCTGATAGCTCAAG ggATGTGGAAGCGAAGGTGGAAGTGAAACTTCCCCAAGCGGTGTGCCAAGTGCTGGAGGAGCTGGAGACGCTGGTGCGCCTGCTGCACTCAGTAAACACCTCCTCCGAGGAGATAGAGATTAAGACAGATCCTCATATTGTCAG ATTGGAGCGAGCGTTATCAGAGAACAGCGCAAGTAATCATGTTCAGCGCAGTGCATGGGGTAAGGCGGCTCGTCTGCTTCGTGTCAGTCGTCACAGACTTCAGCAACGCGCCGTCAAGCAAACAGACACACAAGTTTCCAACA CAACACCAACAACAACAATTGCTCAAACAACAGTAACTTCGATTACAACTTCAACAACATCTCTTACAACAACCTCTACAACAACAGTTAACACAACAAACAACAAACGTAAATATGAAGATGATGAAGTCATGGATACAAGCAGATTAACACCTGATGAAAGGGAAGCTAAGATTGTTGAAACATTACAGAG gttaaaAACACTAATTGAAGAACGCAGACCAGGAATGATAGCTAACTATAATGCAGAGTGCGAGAGAGTACAGGAGGAAAG AAAAAAGATACAAATCGCATCTCGTTCGGAAGGTGCACCTATGATAGAGAAGCGATTACCAAAGCGCAGGTTCCCTTGGTGCAGCCGCAGCCGGGCGCTGCTGGCGAAGCTGGCGCGGCTGGCGGGCTCGGAGGCAGCTGATTTATTAGCACGGAGAGCTCTACCTTTATTCCCTAAGGGATTTGTTAGAATGCCAACATTACTGCGACAAGCGGA tcTCAATAAAGAAATGAAAGCTGCGGATACGAAACGTCAACGTATGAATACTGAAACACAACCAGTTGTTTCACAACCAGTGGCTTACACGGAGCAAATACAATTCCCCAGTTCTCTAACTGTCACAACAAGTGTGAAAACATCAGATAAACAGGAACCGGAAGATAAAGattccaaatataaaataaatccagCTGTATTcgggaaaataataaatagctaTGCAATAAGTAATGATCTAATTGTAGAAAAAGCTGAAGATAAAAGGAAAGATATCAcagaaaaaagtaaagaagACGTTtatataccttcaaataatATAGGCTGTATAACTATAACTCCAGTGCCAAATCAACAGaaaccttataaaaaaaataacattataacagataaaaaagaaccattattaaaagttaaatcaCCAGCCGCATTAaatgaaatgataaaaaaagataaacataaaaaaccggaaaagaagaaaaatagaGTAGAATCTCCTCTACATATAGACACCGGTTACCAAAATAAAGAACCAACCGCTAGTCCAAAATCGAAAGAAGAAATATCACAGAAGCAATTAGAAAATATGAGAACAGCGGAGAACAATCTTCCACGGCCAGCATTGATCCCGGTACATCATTCTCCGACCTTTGCTAAACCGGATAAGAGGCCTCCGGAAgtaaagaagaagaaagatGTTATGATCGTATCTGATGTTGATCCCTTAGGTGATGTACAACAAGAACCTGTCGCTATAGATGACAGTAGTAGTGACATAGAAGTTGTAGAAGACAAGAATACGGACAGAAGTGACAAGAATACAGTGCCTTTGAATGACAAAGTGTGTGTGAGAGACGATAAAAAAGTGAACAGTGTTAACAAGGACTCTAATAAAGGTGGTAAAGAGTGTCGACAGAATTATTTAGAAGAATCAACGAATGAAGATATGGATAATCTTATGAGAAATATAATAGCTATGGAG CATTCACAAGAACCTGCCAAGTTAAATTGCAACTCATATGGTGGAGTCATAACTAGtg CAAAGCACGAGGTGTCTTCCAAACAATACAACGCAAGGAATACTATATTTGGGGATCAGCGTAGCGATAAAGACAAATT CGCAGGACTAACTTCTTTGAAcaaaatggatggatgtagcGTTATCACAg gcTGA
- the LOC106713876 gene encoding yemanuclein isoform X2: MSDPKRATLITVGAPKSAKNKVTKTVRLTINLDESNESKYPELNYKELVITEERKKRVENGKTSGLDPFSDNDDDVERVARKFEQKYGGKSTYGRKGRKRDDFADIGAGYDENDSFIDNTHGYDEMIPPECDTLYGGFYINSGSLEFKTVPDGQNDNSDAEPAANRKKRCLSSSSSEDESSESSSESESAEEKEPKAIANGVLDSHETEHRKKKNKKIDKKKPDKIRRTDSSAATSGKQTSDDNAPADAESADSRTSQSDSLTSKPAPSSENAITSDSSRDVEAKVEVKLPQAVCQVLEELETLVRLLHSVNTSSEEIEIKTDPHIVRLERALSENSASNHVQRSAWGKAARLLRVSRHRLQQRAVKQTDTQVSNTTPTTTIAQTTVTSITTSTTSLTTTSTTTVNTTNNKRKYEDDEVMDTSRLTPDEREAKIVETLQRLKTLIEERRPGMIANYNAECERVQEERKKIQIASRSEGAPMIEKRLPKRRFPWCSRSRALLAKLARLAGSEAADLLARRALPLFPKGFVRMPTLLRQADLNKEMKAADTKRQRMNTETQPVVSQPVAYTEQIQFPSSLTVTTSVKTSDKQEPEDKDSKYKINPAVFGKIINSYAISNDLIVEKAEDKRKDITEKSKEDVYIPSNNIGCITITPVPNQQKPYKKNNIITDKKEPLLKVKSPAALNEMIKKDKHKKPEKKKNRVESPLHIDTGYQNKEPTASPKSKEEISQKQLENMRTAENNLPRPALIPVHHSPTFAKPDKRPPEVKKKKDVMIVSDVDPLGDVQQEPVAIDDSSSDIEVVEDKNTDRSDKNTVPLNDKVCVRDDKKVNSVNKDSNKGGKECRQNYLEESTNEDMDNLMRNIIAMEHSQEPAKLNCNSYGGVITSAKHEVSSKQYNARNTIFGDQRSDKDKLTNFFEQNGWM; encoded by the exons ATGTCGGACCCTAAACGTGCTACTCTTATAACAGTGGGTGCTCCAAAAAGTGCAAAGAACAAAGTGACTAAAACAGTGAGATTAACTATAAATTTGGATGAAAGCAACGAAAGTAAATATCCCGAGTTGAATTACAAGGAACTAGTCATAACAGAAGAG AGGAAAAAAAGAGTAGAAAATGGCAAGACTTCAGGGCTGGACCCTTTCTCAGACAACGATGATGATGTGGAGCGTGTTGCCAGGAAGTTTGAAcagaaatat gGTGGTAAGAGCACATATGGAAGGAAGGGACGTAAACGGGACGACTTTGCAGATATCGGAGCGGGCTATGATGAAAACGACTCTTTTATTGATAACACTCATGGT TATGACGAGATGATCCCTCCGGAATGTGATACCCTGTATGGTGGGTTCTACATCAACAGTGGGTCGCTAGAATTTAAAACGGTACCTGATGGTCAGAATGATAATTCTGACGCTGAACCTGCAGCAAACAGGAAGAAG AGATGTCTATCATCAAGTAGTAGCGAAGATGAATCCTCAGAGAGCTCATCAGAGTCTGAAAGTGCCGAGGAAAAGGAACCTAAAGCGATAGCTAATGGCGTCCTTGATTCTCACGAGACTGAACATCGAAAAAAG aaaaataaaaagatcgATAAAAAGAAACCGGACAAAATACGAAGGACAGATTCGTCTGCAGCGACATCTGGTAAACAGACTTCGGATG ATAATGCTCCAGCTGATGCTGAGAGTGCGGACTCGAGGACATCACAATCTGACTCCCTTACATCCAAACCTGCTCCGAGCTCGGAGAATGCAATAACTTCTGATAGCTCAAG ggATGTGGAAGCGAAGGTGGAAGTGAAACTTCCCCAAGCGGTGTGCCAAGTGCTGGAGGAGCTGGAGACGCTGGTGCGCCTGCTGCACTCAGTAAACACCTCCTCCGAGGAGATAGAGATTAAGACAGATCCTCATATTGTCAG ATTGGAGCGAGCGTTATCAGAGAACAGCGCAAGTAATCATGTTCAGCGCAGTGCATGGGGTAAGGCGGCTCGTCTGCTTCGTGTCAGTCGTCACAGACTTCAGCAACGCGCCGTCAAGCAAACAGACACACAAGTTTCCAACA CAACACCAACAACAACAATTGCTCAAACAACAGTAACTTCGATTACAACTTCAACAACATCTCTTACAACAACCTCTACAACAACAGTTAACACAACAAACAACAAACGTAAATATGAAGATGATGAAGTCATGGATACAAGCAGATTAACACCTGATGAAAGGGAAGCTAAGATTGTTGAAACATTACAGAG gttaaaAACACTAATTGAAGAACGCAGACCAGGAATGATAGCTAACTATAATGCAGAGTGCGAGAGAGTACAGGAGGAAAG AAAAAAGATACAAATCGCATCTCGTTCGGAAGGTGCACCTATGATAGAGAAGCGATTACCAAAGCGCAGGTTCCCTTGGTGCAGCCGCAGCCGGGCGCTGCTGGCGAAGCTGGCGCGGCTGGCGGGCTCGGAGGCAGCTGATTTATTAGCACGGAGAGCTCTACCTTTATTCCCTAAGGGATTTGTTAGAATGCCAACATTACTGCGACAAGCGGA tcTCAATAAAGAAATGAAAGCTGCGGATACGAAACGTCAACGTATGAATACTGAAACACAACCAGTTGTTTCACAACCAGTGGCTTACACGGAGCAAATACAATTCCCCAGTTCTCTAACTGTCACAACAAGTGTGAAAACATCAGATAAACAGGAACCGGAAGATAAAGattccaaatataaaataaatccagCTGTATTcgggaaaataataaatagctaTGCAATAAGTAATGATCTAATTGTAGAAAAAGCTGAAGATAAAAGGAAAGATATCAcagaaaaaagtaaagaagACGTTtatataccttcaaataatATAGGCTGTATAACTATAACTCCAGTGCCAAATCAACAGaaaccttataaaaaaaataacattataacagataaaaaagaaccattattaaaagttaaatcaCCAGCCGCATTAaatgaaatgataaaaaaagataaacataaaaaaccggaaaagaagaaaaatagaGTAGAATCTCCTCTACATATAGACACCGGTTACCAAAATAAAGAACCAACCGCTAGTCCAAAATCGAAAGAAGAAATATCACAGAAGCAATTAGAAAATATGAGAACAGCGGAGAACAATCTTCCACGGCCAGCATTGATCCCGGTACATCATTCTCCGACCTTTGCTAAACCGGATAAGAGGCCTCCGGAAgtaaagaagaagaaagatGTTATGATCGTATCTGATGTTGATCCCTTAGGTGATGTACAACAAGAACCTGTCGCTATAGATGACAGTAGTAGTGACATAGAAGTTGTAGAAGACAAGAATACGGACAGAAGTGACAAGAATACAGTGCCTTTGAATGACAAAGTGTGTGTGAGAGACGATAAAAAAGTGAACAGTGTTAACAAGGACTCTAATAAAGGTGGTAAAGAGTGTCGACAGAATTATTTAGAAGAATCAACGAATGAAGATATGGATAATCTTATGAGAAATATAATAGCTATGGAG CATTCACAAGAACCTGCCAAGTTAAATTGCAACTCATATGGTGGAGTCATAACTAGtg CAAAGCACGAGGTGTCTTCCAAACAATACAACGCAAGGAATACTATATTTGGGGATCAGCGTAGCGATAAAGACAAATT GACTAACTTCTTTGAAcaaaatggatggatgtag
- the LOC106713876 gene encoding yemanuclein isoform X3, producing the protein MSDPKRATLITVGAPKSAKNKVTKTVRLTINLDESNESKYPELNYKELVITEERKKRVENGKTSGLDPFSDNDDDVERVARKFEQKYGGKSTYGRKGRKRDDFADIGAGYDENDSFIDNTHGYDEMIPPECDTLYGGFYINSGSLEFKTVPDGQNDNSDAEPAANRKKRCLSSSSSEDESSESSSESESAEEKEPKAIANGVLDSHETEHRKKKNKKIDKKKPDKIRRTDSSAATSGKQTSDDNAPADAESADSRTSQSDSLTSKPAPSSENAITSDSSRDVEAKVEVKLPQAVCQVLEELETLVRLLHSVNTSSEEIEIKTDPHIVRLERALSENSASNHVQRSAWGKAARLLRVSRHRLQQRAVKQTDTQVSNTTPTTTIAQTTVTSITTSTTSLTTTSTTTVNTTNNKRKYEDDEVMDTSRLTPDEREAKIVETLQRLKTLIEERRPGMIANYNAECERVQEERKKIQIASRSEGAPMIEKRLPKRRFPWCSRSRALLAKLARLAGSEAADLLARRALPLFPKGFVRMPTLLRQADLNKEMKAADTKRQRMNTETQPVVSQPVAYTEQIQFPSSLTVTTSVKTSDKQEPEDKDSKYKINPAVFGKIINSYAISNDLIVEKAEDKRKDITEKSKEDVYIPSNNIGCITITPVPNQQKPYKKNNIITDKKEPLLKVKSPAALNEMIKKDKHKKPEKKKNRVESPLHIDTGYQNKEPTASPKSKEEISQKQLENMRTAENNLPRPALIPVHHSPTFAKPDKRPPEVKKKKDVMIVSDVDPLGDVQQEPVAIDDSSSDIEVVEDKNTDRSDKNTVPLNDKVCVRDDKKVNSVNKDSNKGGKECRQNYLEESTNEDMDNLMRNIIAMEHSQEPAKLNCNSYGGVITSGLTSLNKMDGCSVITG; encoded by the exons ATGTCGGACCCTAAACGTGCTACTCTTATAACAGTGGGTGCTCCAAAAAGTGCAAAGAACAAAGTGACTAAAACAGTGAGATTAACTATAAATTTGGATGAAAGCAACGAAAGTAAATATCCCGAGTTGAATTACAAGGAACTAGTCATAACAGAAGAG AGGAAAAAAAGAGTAGAAAATGGCAAGACTTCAGGGCTGGACCCTTTCTCAGACAACGATGATGATGTGGAGCGTGTTGCCAGGAAGTTTGAAcagaaatat gGTGGTAAGAGCACATATGGAAGGAAGGGACGTAAACGGGACGACTTTGCAGATATCGGAGCGGGCTATGATGAAAACGACTCTTTTATTGATAACACTCATGGT TATGACGAGATGATCCCTCCGGAATGTGATACCCTGTATGGTGGGTTCTACATCAACAGTGGGTCGCTAGAATTTAAAACGGTACCTGATGGTCAGAATGATAATTCTGACGCTGAACCTGCAGCAAACAGGAAGAAG AGATGTCTATCATCAAGTAGTAGCGAAGATGAATCCTCAGAGAGCTCATCAGAGTCTGAAAGTGCCGAGGAAAAGGAACCTAAAGCGATAGCTAATGGCGTCCTTGATTCTCACGAGACTGAACATCGAAAAAAG aaaaataaaaagatcgATAAAAAGAAACCGGACAAAATACGAAGGACAGATTCGTCTGCAGCGACATCTGGTAAACAGACTTCGGATG ATAATGCTCCAGCTGATGCTGAGAGTGCGGACTCGAGGACATCACAATCTGACTCCCTTACATCCAAACCTGCTCCGAGCTCGGAGAATGCAATAACTTCTGATAGCTCAAG ggATGTGGAAGCGAAGGTGGAAGTGAAACTTCCCCAAGCGGTGTGCCAAGTGCTGGAGGAGCTGGAGACGCTGGTGCGCCTGCTGCACTCAGTAAACACCTCCTCCGAGGAGATAGAGATTAAGACAGATCCTCATATTGTCAG ATTGGAGCGAGCGTTATCAGAGAACAGCGCAAGTAATCATGTTCAGCGCAGTGCATGGGGTAAGGCGGCTCGTCTGCTTCGTGTCAGTCGTCACAGACTTCAGCAACGCGCCGTCAAGCAAACAGACACACAAGTTTCCAACA CAACACCAACAACAACAATTGCTCAAACAACAGTAACTTCGATTACAACTTCAACAACATCTCTTACAACAACCTCTACAACAACAGTTAACACAACAAACAACAAACGTAAATATGAAGATGATGAAGTCATGGATACAAGCAGATTAACACCTGATGAAAGGGAAGCTAAGATTGTTGAAACATTACAGAG gttaaaAACACTAATTGAAGAACGCAGACCAGGAATGATAGCTAACTATAATGCAGAGTGCGAGAGAGTACAGGAGGAAAG AAAAAAGATACAAATCGCATCTCGTTCGGAAGGTGCACCTATGATAGAGAAGCGATTACCAAAGCGCAGGTTCCCTTGGTGCAGCCGCAGCCGGGCGCTGCTGGCGAAGCTGGCGCGGCTGGCGGGCTCGGAGGCAGCTGATTTATTAGCACGGAGAGCTCTACCTTTATTCCCTAAGGGATTTGTTAGAATGCCAACATTACTGCGACAAGCGGA tcTCAATAAAGAAATGAAAGCTGCGGATACGAAACGTCAACGTATGAATACTGAAACACAACCAGTTGTTTCACAACCAGTGGCTTACACGGAGCAAATACAATTCCCCAGTTCTCTAACTGTCACAACAAGTGTGAAAACATCAGATAAACAGGAACCGGAAGATAAAGattccaaatataaaataaatccagCTGTATTcgggaaaataataaatagctaTGCAATAAGTAATGATCTAATTGTAGAAAAAGCTGAAGATAAAAGGAAAGATATCAcagaaaaaagtaaagaagACGTTtatataccttcaaataatATAGGCTGTATAACTATAACTCCAGTGCCAAATCAACAGaaaccttataaaaaaaataacattataacagataaaaaagaaccattattaaaagttaaatcaCCAGCCGCATTAaatgaaatgataaaaaaagataaacataaaaaaccggaaaagaagaaaaatagaGTAGAATCTCCTCTACATATAGACACCGGTTACCAAAATAAAGAACCAACCGCTAGTCCAAAATCGAAAGAAGAAATATCACAGAAGCAATTAGAAAATATGAGAACAGCGGAGAACAATCTTCCACGGCCAGCATTGATCCCGGTACATCATTCTCCGACCTTTGCTAAACCGGATAAGAGGCCTCCGGAAgtaaagaagaagaaagatGTTATGATCGTATCTGATGTTGATCCCTTAGGTGATGTACAACAAGAACCTGTCGCTATAGATGACAGTAGTAGTGACATAGAAGTTGTAGAAGACAAGAATACGGACAGAAGTGACAAGAATACAGTGCCTTTGAATGACAAAGTGTGTGTGAGAGACGATAAAAAAGTGAACAGTGTTAACAAGGACTCTAATAAAGGTGGTAAAGAGTGTCGACAGAATTATTTAGAAGAATCAACGAATGAAGATATGGATAATCTTATGAGAAATATAATAGCTATGGAG CATTCACAAGAACCTGCCAAGTTAAATTGCAACTCATATGGTGGAGTCATAACTAGtg GACTAACTTCTTTGAAcaaaatggatggatgtagcGTTATCACAg gcTGA